Proteins encoded in a region of the Benincasa hispida cultivar B227 chromosome 2, ASM972705v1, whole genome shotgun sequence genome:
- the LOC120071528 gene encoding 60S ribosomal protein L39, with protein sequence MPSHKTFRIKKKLAKKMRQNRPIPHWIRLRTDNTIRYNAKRRHWRRTKLGF encoded by the exons ATG CCGTCTCACAAGACCTTCAGAATCAAGAAGAAGTTGGCCAAGAAGATGAGACAGAACAGGCCTATTCCTCACTGGATTCGGTTGAGGACTGACAACACCATCAg GTATAATGCTAAGCGAAGGCACTGGCGCCGCACTAAACTCGGATTTTGA